In Synechococcus sp. CB0101, a genomic segment contains:
- a CDS encoding endolysin codes for MCSPARAESQVHALVAARPAPALELGRPRSQLAMLNVSDGPSALDRFFRYALTPERRALLNTIRYAEGTWARGHDVGYRIMFGGGLMPGLDRHPDRVISTGRYASAAAGAYQFMPFTWALASRSLRLQGFGPEVQDQAALFLIQRRGALHLADQGEFTPHLAAKLAPEWASFPTLAGQSYYGQPVKRYAALKAFYEANLAELRTLAGATAPVAEELACEPVDSLRCRLERLDRVGPRSVAQGV; via the coding sequence ATGTGCTCTCCGGCGCGCGCTGAATCTCAGGTTCATGCCTTGGTGGCGGCCCGGCCAGCTCCCGCCCTCGAGCTTGGGCGCCCGCGCTCCCAGTTGGCGATGCTCAACGTCAGCGATGGCCCCTCAGCGCTCGATCGCTTCTTCCGCTACGCCCTCACCCCTGAGCGGCGTGCCCTGCTCAACACGATCCGTTATGCCGAAGGCACCTGGGCCCGCGGCCACGATGTGGGCTATCGAATCATGTTTGGCGGCGGCCTCATGCCTGGCCTCGATCGCCATCCCGATCGCGTGATCTCCACCGGTCGCTACGCCAGTGCAGCGGCAGGCGCTTATCAGTTCATGCCGTTCACCTGGGCGCTCGCCAGCCGCAGCCTCCGGCTGCAGGGTTTTGGCCCGGAGGTGCAGGATCAGGCGGCCCTGTTTCTGATTCAGCGCCGCGGGGCGCTGCACCTGGCGGATCAGGGTGAGTTCACCCCCCACCTGGCGGCCAAGCTTGCCCCTGAGTGGGCCTCGTTCCCCACCCTCGCGGGCCAGAGCTACTACGGCCAGCCGGTGAAGCGTTATGCCGCGTTGAAGGCGTTCTACGAAGCCAACCTGGCTGAATTGCGCACGCTGGCTGGAGCAACTGCTCCTGTGGCTGAAGAGCTGGCCTGTGAGCCGGTGGATTCGCTGCGGTGCCGTCTGGAACGGCTCGATCGCGTCGGCCCCCGCAGCGTCGCCCAGGGCGTTTGA